In Phreatobacter stygius, a genomic segment contains:
- a CDS encoding NUDIX hydrolase, translating into MSDQGTTLAERLTKTEREQRWANQKPVDAATLILIDRNGPEPKVLMGKRRHDLKFMPGKFVFPGGRRDPDDRSMPVFGTLDSHAEERLMKRVQRPSLSRARSLALTAIRETFEETGLMLGTKDAGAPEGVPKGWEAFAEHGVFPDLESLQFVARAITPPRRPKRFDTRFFACDADHVAHRIEGVVGPHAELVELKWLTLKDALHEDLPTITTVVLEELGDRIAKGFSPLLPVPFYFMVRKEFRREVL; encoded by the coding sequence ATGAGCGACCAGGGCACGACACTGGCCGAGCGCCTGACCAAGACCGAGCGGGAACAGCGCTGGGCCAACCAGAAGCCGGTCGATGCGGCAACCCTCATCCTGATCGACCGCAACGGCCCCGAGCCGAAGGTCTTGATGGGCAAGCGCCGGCACGACCTGAAATTCATGCCCGGCAAGTTCGTCTTCCCCGGCGGCCGGCGCGATCCCGACGACCGCAGCATGCCGGTGTTCGGCACGCTCGACAGCCATGCCGAGGAGCGGCTGATGAAGCGCGTCCAGCGTCCCTCGCTGTCGCGCGCCCGCTCGCTGGCGCTGACCGCCATTCGCGAAACCTTCGAAGAAACCGGCCTGATGCTCGGCACCAAGGATGCCGGCGCGCCCGAGGGCGTGCCCAAGGGCTGGGAAGCGTTTGCCGAACATGGCGTCTTTCCCGACCTGGAATCGCTGCAGTTCGTCGCCCGCGCGATCACCCCGCCGCGTCGGCCGAAGCGTTTCGACACGCGCTTCTTCGCCTGTGACGCCGACCATGTCGCGCACCGGATCGAAGGCGTGGTCGGTCCGCATGCCGAGCTGGTCGAGCTGAAATGGCTGACGCTGAAGGACGCGCTGCACGAGGATCTGCCGACCATCACCACGGTGGTCCTGGAAGAGCTCGGCGACCGCATCGCCAAGGGCTTTTCGCCGCTCCTGCCGGTGCCGTTCTATTTCATGGTCCGCAAGGAATTCCGCCGCGAAGTGCTGTGA
- a CDS encoding aldehyde dehydrogenase family protein: MQNATLFYIDGRWIEPAEPRRIPVVNPSTELAFADVSIGSSADVDRAVAAARRAFDGFSDTTVAARIALLRRILAGFDARRDELARIVSMEMGAPLAFAMSAQVASGPNHINEMIRVLESFQFDEQQGRTLVAKEPIGVCALITPWNWPINQVICKVAPALAAGCTMVLKPSEIAPLSAIIMAEIFHEAGVPAGVFNLVNGDGPGVGAALAAHPEVDMVSITGSTRAGIQVAKAAADTVKRVAQELGGKSPNIFLPDAEFKRCTDLGVARCFSNSGQSCSAATRLLVPADRHDEIASHARAAAATYKVGLPDVEGTVLGPLVNAAQFDKVQRLIKTGIAEGATLITGGPGRPEGLDRGYFVRPTIFGNVRPNMAIAREEIFGPVLVIMPYGSEDEAVAIANDTPYGLSAYVQGADLARARRVARRIRAGNVHINYPPIDRRAPFGGYKQSGNGREWGAWGLNEFLEVKAIMGYAA, from the coding sequence ATGCAAAATGCGACACTGTTCTATATCGATGGCCGGTGGATCGAACCGGCCGAGCCGCGGCGGATTCCAGTCGTAAACCCGTCCACCGAACTCGCCTTCGCGGACGTGTCGATCGGCAGCTCTGCCGATGTCGACCGCGCGGTCGCGGCCGCGCGGCGGGCCTTCGACGGTTTCTCGGACACGACGGTTGCCGCCCGCATCGCGCTGTTGCGCCGGATCCTCGCCGGTTTCGACGCGCGCCGGGACGAACTGGCCCGCATCGTCTCGATGGAAATGGGCGCGCCCCTGGCTTTCGCGATGAGCGCGCAGGTGGCCAGCGGGCCGAACCACATCAACGAGATGATCCGGGTCCTCGAGAGCTTCCAGTTCGACGAGCAGCAAGGGCGAACCCTGGTCGCCAAGGAGCCGATCGGTGTCTGCGCGCTCATCACCCCGTGGAACTGGCCGATCAATCAGGTCATCTGCAAGGTCGCGCCGGCGCTTGCGGCGGGGTGCACGATGGTTCTGAAGCCGAGCGAGATCGCACCCTTGAGCGCGATCATCATGGCGGAAATTTTCCACGAGGCCGGGGTGCCGGCCGGGGTCTTCAATCTGGTCAACGGCGATGGCCCCGGTGTCGGAGCCGCGCTGGCGGCCCACCCTGAAGTCGACATGGTGTCGATCACCGGGTCGACGCGGGCCGGCATACAGGTCGCCAAGGCCGCCGCCGATACGGTAAAGCGTGTGGCCCAGGAACTCGGAGGCAAATCGCCGAACATTTTCCTGCCGGATGCGGAATTCAAACGGTGCACCGACTTGGGCGTCGCGCGCTGCTTCAGCAATTCCGGTCAGTCCTGCAGCGCCGCCACCCGCTTGCTGGTGCCGGCCGACAGGCATGACGAGATCGCCAGCCATGCGCGGGCCGCAGCGGCGACCTACAAGGTCGGCTTGCCGGATGTCGAGGGCACGGTTCTCGGGCCGCTGGTCAACGCCGCCCAATTCGACAAAGTCCAGCGGCTCATCAAAACCGGGATCGCCGAAGGCGCCACGCTGATCACCGGCGGCCCCGGCCGGCCCGAAGGCCTCGACCGCGGCTATTTCGTGCGGCCGACGATCTTCGGCAACGTGCGTCCGAACATGGCGATCGCGCGCGAGGAGATCTTCGGACCGGTCCTGGTGATCATGCCTTATGGCAGCGAGGACGAGGCCGTCGCCATTGCCAACGACACGCCCTATGGCCTGTCGGCCTATGTGCAAGGGGCGGACCTCGCGCGGGCGCGGCGCGTGGCACGGCGCATCCGGGCCGGAAATGTCCACATCAACTATCCGCCGATCGACCGGCGCGCGCCGTTCGGCGGCTACAAGCAGTCCGGCAACGGGCGTGAGTGGGGGGCGTGGGGCCTCAACGAGTTCCTCGAGGTCAAGGCCATCATGGGATATGCGGCATGA
- a CDS encoding membrane dipeptidase, with product MLIDGLQCGHFTREVFAELRRADVGAVTVTCGFWEGTVESLDALARWRDLVAANSDLVAIATTAEEIVATAAAGRTAIVLGYQNSNLLEGRIRFVEIFAELGVRVIQLTYNNQNELGGSCYEPNDAGLARFGREVILEMNRAGILVDLSHVGNRTTLDAIECSQKPVAVTHANPDSLFQHKRNKTDDVLKALAERGGVLGCATYRNITGDHYSSSLRSWCEMVAKTVDIIGIDHVAIGTDRSHNFTKPDYDWMRMGRWTRSVDFGAGSAARPGKAPPPSWFTEVCHLGLLPGGLRVVGFAPDEVEKITSGNWLRLYSEVFASGRSAVPAKAEFVQADPVLALS from the coding sequence ATGTTGATCGATGGCCTCCAATGCGGACATTTCACCCGAGAGGTATTTGCCGAGCTGCGCCGGGCCGATGTCGGCGCCGTGACGGTGACCTGCGGATTCTGGGAGGGAACCGTCGAATCCCTCGATGCGCTTGCCCGCTGGCGCGATCTGGTGGCCGCCAATTCCGATCTGGTCGCCATTGCGACGACGGCCGAGGAGATCGTGGCGACCGCGGCGGCTGGCCGGACTGCGATCGTGCTCGGCTATCAGAATTCCAACCTGCTCGAAGGCCGCATCCGCTTTGTCGAGATTTTCGCGGAACTCGGCGTGCGGGTGATCCAGCTCACCTACAACAACCAGAATGAACTGGGCGGCAGCTGTTATGAGCCCAACGATGCCGGCCTGGCGCGCTTTGGCCGGGAGGTCATCCTGGAGATGAATCGTGCCGGCATCCTGGTCGACCTCTCGCATGTCGGCAATCGGACAACGCTGGACGCCATCGAATGCTCGCAGAAGCCGGTTGCCGTCACCCATGCCAATCCCGACAGCCTCTTTCAGCACAAGCGCAACAAGACCGATGATGTGCTGAAGGCGCTGGCCGAGCGTGGCGGAGTGCTGGGTTGCGCGACCTACCGCAATATTACCGGCGATCACTATTCAAGCTCGCTCCGGTCCTGGTGCGAGATGGTCGCCAAGACGGTCGACATCATCGGCATCGATCACGTGGCGATCGGTACGGATCGCAGCCACAATTTCACCAAGCCGGACTATGACTGGATGCGCATGGGGCGCTGGACAAGAAGCGTCGACTTCGGGGCCGGATCGGCAGCCAGGCCCGGCAAGGCACCACCGCCATCCTGGTTCACCGAAGTCTGTCATCTCGGCCTTCTCCCCGGTGGATTGCGCGTGGTCGGGTTTGCGCCCGACGAGGTCGAAAAGATCACGAGCGGCAATTGGCTGCGGCTTTATTCCGAAGTGTTCGCTTCGGGCCGGTCCGCCGTGCCGGCCAAGGCGGAGTTCGTTCAGGCCGATCCCGTGCTTGCTCTGTCCTGA
- a CDS encoding DUF983 domain-containing protein, whose amino-acid sequence MTVQILHGAPVAEARPDRNLWTALKRGLLCRCPNCGKGRMFSSYLKVAPACDHCGEALHHHRADDAPPYLTIMVVGHIIVPLLMWMELRYQPELWIHFILWLPLTLALCLGLLPPIKGLVVALQWALRMHGFDPDSPEAKEQASV is encoded by the coding sequence ATGACTGTCCAGATCCTGCATGGCGCGCCGGTCGCCGAAGCACGACCGGATCGCAACCTGTGGACGGCGCTGAAGCGCGGCCTTCTCTGCCGCTGCCCGAATTGCGGCAAGGGACGCATGTTCTCGTCCTATCTGAAAGTTGCGCCGGCCTGCGACCATTGCGGCGAGGCCTTGCATCACCACCGGGCCGATGACGCGCCGCCCTACCTGACCATCATGGTGGTCGGCCATATCATCGTGCCGCTGCTGATGTGGATGGAACTGCGCTACCAACCGGAGTTATGGATCCATTTCATCCTCTGGCTGCCGCTGACCCTGGCCCTGTGCCTGGGCCTGCTGCCGCCGATCAAGGGCCTGGTGGTCGCGCTGCAATGGGCCCTGCGCATGCACGGCTTCGATCCCGACAGCCCGGAAGCCAAAGAACAAGCGAGCGTCTGA
- a CDS encoding amidohydrolase family protein: MSGSVPHGGAQRIALDVHAHLAPVVIDRLSGIAGVDWNQEAGVMTIDGYTLGATSVYRPEALLAWMDDNRVDRAWISIPPPLYRLNLGEAAARDWTDYANDGLDAYAARRPDRLAPLYHLPVQHPELAADIVVERAITGRPRFAMPAGSQEHKITLCDPAYARLWSVLNAEKAFLFLHPCKGCDPRYEPFYLHNLMGSPVETALAAAHLAMSGVLEQHPDLQICLAHGGGASGAIAGRLERGQVTGRPGADTGAETARRAFRRFCVDCITHDRHALALAAAVHGEDHVLFGSDWPFSMGLPNPHQQLGDIEPRMRQRIFIDNPTTLGLMDDLD; the protein is encoded by the coding sequence ATGAGCGGATCGGTGCCCCATGGCGGCGCGCAGCGGATCGCCCTCGATGTTCACGCCCACCTGGCTCCTGTCGTCATCGATCGCCTGTCCGGCATCGCCGGCGTCGACTGGAACCAGGAGGCCGGCGTGATGACGATCGACGGCTACACCCTTGGCGCGACATCGGTCTATCGGCCGGAGGCGCTGCTCGCCTGGATGGACGACAACCGGGTGGATCGGGCCTGGATTTCGATCCCGCCACCGCTCTACCGGCTCAACCTGGGCGAGGCCGCCGCCCGCGACTGGACGGACTATGCCAATGACGGCCTCGATGCCTATGCGGCGCGCCGTCCGGATCGCCTTGCGCCGCTCTATCATCTGCCGGTTCAACACCCGGAGCTTGCCGCCGACATCGTGGTCGAGCGGGCGATAACCGGAAGACCGCGCTTTGCGATGCCGGCGGGCTCGCAAGAGCACAAGATTACCCTCTGCGACCCGGCCTATGCTCGCTTGTGGTCGGTGTTGAACGCCGAGAAGGCCTTTCTCTTCCTGCATCCATGCAAGGGCTGCGACCCGCGCTACGAGCCGTTCTATCTGCACAACCTCATGGGTAGCCCGGTCGAGACGGCGTTGGCGGCAGCCCACCTGGCCATGTCCGGGGTGCTGGAGCAGCACCCGGACCTGCAAATTTGCCTCGCGCATGGCGGCGGCGCGTCGGGTGCCATTGCGGGGCGCCTCGAGCGGGGCCAGGTCACCGGCCGGCCCGGCGCGGATACCGGTGCTGAAACGGCACGGCGGGCGTTTCGGCGCTTCTGCGTGGATTGCATCACCCACGATCGGCATGCGCTCGCGCTGGCGGCGGCCGTTCATGGCGAAGATCATGTGCTGTTCGGGTCGGATTGGCCGTTTTCGATGGGCTTGCCCAATCCACATCAACAGCTCGGCGATATCGAGCCCCGGATGCGCCAGCGCATCTTCATCGACAATCCGACCACACTCGGTCTCATGGACGATCTGGACTAA